caacacagcaacttgacaaacctgatgcaatgtgctctagtttcattagcgggatgtacactgactgtgttgtgatgtcactctgaaggggaagtggaGACTCAGAGTATCAGAAATGCAACTAAAACTTATTTtagaatttagcattttcaaaacaagaaaaggtaacatggtgatctaaatatgtgttagcagttttatttatttattttttaaataaataaataaataaaacagttaatatcccatagaagtaaaatgccccctctttaatgaacAAGTTTGAACGAAGCAAAATAAACTAAAGGGATGTATAACatggttatatatatatatatatatatatatatatatatatatatatatagatagatagatagatagatatagatatctttgtcgttgttgttttgttttgctttttttgttttttttctggaacATGTGTCCTTTAATAAAATACAGCActtaaaatgtgacaaaataatGATTCATAGTAAactcctgacctctgacccccagGTCACAGTCCAAAGTGAATCCCCAAGTCCAACGGTGAAGACTGGATTTGACAACCACAGTTTTGAGATGATCCCAAACCCATACCCCTCCCCCGCAgtgccccatctctctctccaagACACCAAAAActctaaaaacaacaaacaaaccaagCACGAAAGCCTCGATGACCTACAGGACTCCACCTACTTTGGCCCAGGATCAGTACCCGAGTCCTGGTCTCCGCGCCATCTTCACCCGCCACCCCAAAAGTCCCTCTGGAGTAACAGGAGCCACAGTTTGGAGGATCGGATCGGCACCAGCCTAAATCCAAATGCTCCTCTCAACCCAAAACTGAGACAGCCCCTAAGAAGGTCTAGCCACCACAATGTACTCGGGAAACTGTCTCCAGGAAGGGGGTGTGCGGAGGTTGTACCCAAAGAGGGGGAGGATTTTCGAGCACAGGCCACTCAGACAGACCCACCTGACCCACGACGGCTCCGCAGCCTGGTGCATGCCGACCGACTGTCCTTTATGACCTCCTTAGATGACCCAGATCTGTGTGAGGACGATATTAGCGCCATCTTCAGGTTTTTAGATGACATTAGTATGTGTGGCTCCACAGGAGTCCTCCATGCAGACgggggactgaaccaggacactcCCGAGGCACGCCGAGGCCGTCTGGGTCAGCTCTCACGCCTCTTCCACTCATTAGAAAGCAGCGACGATGGTTTGAAGGCCAGCGTCTGTAAGCTCCTGTTACGAATGAGCCAAATTGAACGGCAGCTGGAGTCACTGGCAGAGGTGAAGTCAGAGATCTCCCAAGTGCTCTCGGCTTTGCAACGACTGGACGAGAAGATTCAACAGCCCCTAACTACTGGAGGGCATGTGGGCAGCAGCTCCAGCCGATGGTTAGAGCCTCTGAGTGGGGTCAGCTCCTTCATGAGTCACCCTGTCACTCCGTCAGAAAGCTCCGAACCTCAGCCCTTGTCTGTCTCCGGGCACCTGTCGGAGGACTTGTCAGGGCACCTGTACCCgggcaccagcagcagcagcctggaCTGGAGCAGGTGGAACTGCCCCACTCTTGCAGAAGGATCCAAGGGTCAAATGgtggagagaaaagaaagtTTATCGCAACGCGCCtcgaaaaatgaagaaaaagatGAGACATCTGCTTTAAACCTGAAGACATCTGCACGAGACtggaaaatgtacaaaagcagtGAGAGCAAAGCGGCCAATGGAAAACTGGGACAGGTGAGTAAGTCACAGTTGAGTCTGGGACTGATGGGGCTCTAACAGGTGAGTCTTTATCACTGTTACATCTCATTGTTATAAGCGATACAGTAGAAGCAATAGTGATAGTTATATtaataacagtagcagtagtttgtAACCCTTCTTTcggtgtatatttatttatttttttgtttaagtttAAGTATTATTTTGTTGTGACAGTTTTTAGGcgctggggtgtgtgtgttttgtctggatgcatgaacgtgtgtgtgtgtgtctgtgaggtgtgtgtttatgtgtgtgtgtttgggtgcGTACCTGTGTGGTGTGGTGTGTGCCTGTGTATGTGTTcgagtgcagtgtgtgtgtgtatttggtgTCTGTGAATCGACTCATAACATTTCTCAGATGTGTGGCCGACCCAGTGCAATCTGGGTACTGATGTCAGATGTGGCAGAGGAGCTCCTGTCCTCAATCAATATgactttattattttagtatttagtgGCGAAGGAGGGAAgacccctggtttagtaccagtctagacctggtttatcctggtttagttctgatttagtcgtgatttagtcctagtttagtcctggtttagacctgctttaggtCCTCTTCTTGTCGTTCCTCCTCCTGTAGTTCCTCCTCCtgtagctcctcctcctgtagCTTCTTCTTCTGTAGCTCCTCCTGTAGCTCCTCTTGTAGGTCCTccccctggcttagtcctggtttagacctgatttagtcctggcttagtccaggttttgtgctggtttagtcctggtttagggttagggttttattattttagtgttttgcgGTGGAGGAGAGAAACTTTCTTTTGTCTGAACATCAGGTGGAGCAGTCTAGTAGCACCACAAATCTGCTGTCCTCCAACCTGATGGATCAGATGTTCAATTCCTCCATGTTCAGAGGGCAGGGGGCGTTGTCCTccgagggcagaggagagagaggagccagagccgTGTGGACAGTGGATGAGCGAGAAGCACGAGTCTCTCCCCTAGATCTACAGGTAAATACTGTTTATATCTATactaacacacacatgcattttCCCTGTAGCTCCTTCTCCTGTAGCTCCTCCTGTAGGCCCCCTCCTGTAGCTCCTCCTGTAGGTCCTCCTCCTGTAGCTTCTCCTCTAGATCCTCCTGTTGGTTCTCCTGCTGTTGATCTTGCTGTAGGTCCTCCTCCAGTAGGTCGTCCTCCTGTTGGTCCTCTTGTAGGTCCTCCTAAAGCTACTCCTCCTGTTGGTCCTGCTGTAGGTCCTCCTCCTGAAGGTCCTCATCCTGTTGGTCTGCCTCCTGTAGCTCCTCCTCCTATAGCTTCTCCTTCTGTAGCGCCTCCTCCTGTAGCTCCTCTTatagctcctcctcctgtatCTCCTTCCGTACCTCCTCCTCATATTGTCTGAAGTTTATTTAGTGCCATTTAGTAACTTTGTAATGCAATTTTAGTAATTTCTTctcaattttaaacaaatatgttTCGTCCAAAATTTGTCTtcaatatttttcataatttcaaacTATCTTTTAGTCTCCTCCTGTAGGTCCTCCTGTAGGTGGGAGTTAAGAATCCAAGTCAATGTAACTCAAAAACAGAAGCAGCctgaatgagtgtgtgtggagtgtcaGCTTTACCCTGCATCTCTTTACTCTAGGCAAGTAAAGGCTAGCAGAGGCCATTTTTAAAGAACACTCCCATCCTCTAAATAATGATGTAATGTTTCAGCTGCTCCCATCAGGATGCGGGTTCAAAGAGCCTCTCTGTAAAATGCTACAAAAGCACCTTTATTCCAGCAGCCATAagtgccatatatatatatatatatatatatatatatatatatatatatatatatatatatatatatatatatatatatatatatatatatatatatatatatcccagaagcctgggagcttgagggttctgtgcaatatctttgctgttcctagtactgcacttttctggactgagaagGCTGATGTTTTTcttgggatctgctgtagccactcctccagttttgGGGTCACTGCCCCCGAGTGCACCAcagatgccttcaccttccaggccttctctaGCTCTTCTCTGAGCATGGTATTTCTTCAGTTTCTGAAGTTGCTTTTTGCTGATATTCCCATTACTTGGTACTACGATGTCCACCACAGCGGCTTTGCTCTGTAGTTTATCCACTACAATGTCTGGTTGGTTCGCCAttaccattctgtcagtctatatctggaagtcccacaggatcttgtgCACCTGTCGTAACGGCAGGTACAGGAgcggaccaaggaatgcagactcggggcaattttacagtgtttattaacagtttgtgaaataatatgAGTCAATAGTTCATTCAACACACGGGAGGCGAACCAGGCGTGCGGAGTGTGGAGCAGAAACGGGGAACaccaggaccagacaaggacAGGATCAGACTCAGGAACAGAGCAAGCCAGGCgggggtagtccggagcagacacggagacagccagggccggagcgaGGCAGGaccggagacgagaccagggcaagccGAGCAggagtagtccagagagcggggaCCAGGGCAGGAGatgggaagcaagccggagaccaagacgggacaggaAGCAAGGCAAAGGGGTGGACTATAttggagctggagcgcagaggcaggagcaggaacgagcgagagcaggaatgttgacacgcggacggtctggccccaAGTGtcatctgccgagccctcatatactcgacagcaggtggtgatgattgtgctaatgcgctccaggtgcgcacgggaggagtaggaactccgcccagctccggattcagacaggtaggggagggggagagcacacagggagacagacaatgcaggcatcatgacagcaccgtgcacagactcctgtatcctagcaacccatatACATgtcccatgccgtaggcatgggacatgtatatttgttcttgctagcatgtcagcgtcaacatgtCCCCagacacactcctggcatcgagccctatccaagcccccatgccacaggcatgggccatctttattactgctaaaatgaattcaagtcaatgggaggtcaatggcggaccccgacgccatggcgaatgacgggcgcgtTAGCCATtgtccccacggtgacgtggggaaagtcgagctttcaaaaaacgtataatatgtcattgtaatgttatcggatatattgtttttgctaaaaatattattattttttattcttcttcttctgctctttgagcaacaatttgaccccctgaacatattcaaaaactcaaaaatttttgcccaaaattcagacaagtggggcatcaaaagttatccaattcatgatgatgcctatcacagtttccgtgcggcgaagccgcaaaattccatcggaatttttcaaattttcaaaagtcaaaatttgctcccgtttgcgcatgcaaagtccgatttggctcaaattcaaatcagttgtaaaactttctggcctaaacctactcattatgacagaaactaaattggcgtgATAGCGCCCCTTACAGAATATCTAATATATTTGCATGGAgggccaaaaatttagttttcccaaatgtcaccaaatttgacacaaaattccattccATTCCCATTCCattcatcccaatcaataaagtcaatcagacccatgtctttttttgcaccgtgttgccatggcaatgcgccaaactgccaatgttatcctaatgggaaaccttccaaattttcccattcatcagaaaaatattagtttcatggaataatgtgaaatttggcaccatgattCTTCAtatcatcctgatcaaaaaagtcaatgggacccatgtcatatttctcactgggttgccatggcgatgcgcgaaagatGCGATGcgcaaagtcttataacgacttatttgcttcattgaggaatgtgaaatttggcaaagtgattcttcaggtcatccccatcaaaaaagtctagggggccaagtttgtattttgcacggtgttgccatggcgatgcctggaaaaacccactacctttggaggtgtttcccaccttgaccttggggtctccagtccatactctgcacagatgtttctgtacactatgcttGGTTATGCCATTGATTATGCCATTCCACGTATggtttccctgccagcatcttacaccctgcagttatgtgctagattgtctcaggggcctctttgcacagtctacaccttgggtcttgtctggtgtggtagatctgggcctctatcactctggtgctcaaggtctgctcctgtgcagccaggatgagtgcctctgtgctgtccttcagttcagctttctcaagccattggtaggatttcttgatatcagccacttcagttatgttctggtggtacatcccatgcaggggcttgtccttccatgaggcttcctccagcacctcttcctctccactccactgtctgagacattcgtctgaggtatttggtcgtagctttccttgtttcctgttcaaggttgccatttgcttgtgggataccaaggtacttgtaactgtcctcgatgtctgctattgttccttctgggagggagaccccttctgtgtggactaccttccctctctttgtcaccagtcggctacacttctcaagcctgaATGTAGATCCTGgttgtgtggatcagtgagatgatgtctcgctcattcttagggaatatatatatatatacacacacactcctgtcaTATATGCCATGCCATATTTGTATTCTTTTTAGTTCTTTTGGCCTGTACTTCCAAATTCAGAtgtgtttacagtttaaatcagaagtttacacaTGCTATATAAAATGACACATACATTGTATGacttaaaatcagacaaaatttttcttgttgtaggtaaattaggattaccaaaattatttatgaGAGAAAGAAATTTTTCATTGCTTTGTTCAATGTTTGTTCAGTatcggagatactctttttttgtgtgtgttttgcttgtctgttttttggtttatttttccttgtctcttgtatcatgtgttgattgacatcgattgtggctgcctaggctatgcaagagaaaagatgtccatttgcccaagacaaaaaaaaaaaaaaagtcagaagtttacatccAGTAAGATTACAAATTtaggaaaacccagatgatgatgtcatgtctttagaAGCttctggtttattgacaacatttgaattaattagaaagaaatcagccaagatatcagaaaGAGAATTGTGACTTGCATAAGTCTTCTTCATCCTTCATCTGTACAATTATACGCAAGTAttaacaccatgggaatgtccagccgtTATACTTCTCAGggaggagacgggttctgtgtcccacagatgaacgtgttttggtctaaaatgtgcatatcaacccaagaacaaaagcaaaagaccttgtgaagatgctgctaaAGAGTGTGtctttatccacagtgaaatgagtactgtaccgacatgggctgaaaggcctctctgcaggaagaagacgttactccaaaagaaagatttaaaaaaagccagattacagtttgcaaatgcacatagGGACAGTCCTGAGAACACAGGGAAGGCACCATCAGAATAGTTTatagcagtgcttctcaattattttctatcatttcTATCTtctataaagaagaaaatattttattgtatcaaattaaaacaagtaatttagcagttTGGTTCGCCACCTTATAcgatgctcagtgcttgctgctttaagtgacatttacaaagcgggatgattgttgttaatatttggcacgtttacgctgaaaaaactccagcgtcttatcagcgtgactgagatGTAATGAGGAggcgccttaacttatttggcttcatactgtccgctgccaacattttcagacacagcagacaccggtctgtcctcgtgtcccaccggagtcacggtgaagccaagtgctacatacgcttcatcagacttccctCCACCCCCAATCCGGACCCGAGCTTTTTTAGCCTATATCTGGTGAATTTCAAAGTTTATAATGCGCGCATTATCTAACCATCTTCCGCAGCCTTCGCCGCGGTAGAAAGCGGAGTCTCCTCCGAATGAGGCGGAGTGATACGGTAAAGTTTTTAAGAGCCAAACACGGTGCGGCTCAGCCAATGAGATCAGCGTATTTGAGGAAGGTGCCGTAATCTATTTTTAGACGCGAAAGAAAGAAAGGTGGACACGGaaaatagaacttttaaagGAGAATGGACTGATCAATACTTGTTCATCCTACCAGGTGGCAGTACATAGCCCGTGTGTCTCATATGTTCAGAAACTGTCGCTCTCGTAAAAAGCGGCAATGTCAAACGGCACTTTGAAACATTTTCACAAACTTATCCGCCCGAATCTGCAATCCGGGCACAAAAAATCTGCGATTTACGTGCAAGATATGATCGTTCCACCAGAATCACGGTCAAGAAAGCTGGAGCTGTTCAGGGAAGACCTGCAGGGAGACTGCACTCACTTCCCAACTGTCAAGGAACAAGTTGAGGGAGAGAAGTCCAGTTTTCAACATTTTGTTGAGAAACTCATTGCCAATTTTGGAAAACGATTTGACAGTTTCAACCTTGGAGAGCAGCTTACTGTCTTCATTCAAAATCCATTCCTTATCACTGACATAAGGAGGTTTTCCAGAGAAGCCAATGACAGTTTCATATGGGCAAATGCAGGACTTCTTCAGATGGAACTTGCAGATCTCCAGTCAAATGTGGTGCTGAAAGAGCAAGTTAGTGAAAGAGATGCTGAATCTTTCTGGATCCAGTTAGTTTCAGAGACATCTTTCCCAACACTAAAGAAAGTAGCCCTGTACATATTGTGTATGTTTGGTTCAACATACTGCTGTGAAGCTGCTTTTTCCACAAtgaacatcatcaaaaacaaataccGTTCCAGGCTCACCAATGACCACCTTCACATGTGCCTGAGGATGGCTTTAACAGCATTCAGCCCTAGATTTAGAATGCTTGCAAAGCAACAAAGAGCTTACTTCTCTCAGAAAAAGTAAAATGCTTTGTTAGTTCAAATTATTTATCAATGTTCAGTTTTTGTAACAagcacttttttaaattttgtttcacattcgcctcaaaaagcatgtttttgttttactttgaaataaacatgtaatttattttcatagttAAATGCACAACTTAAAAACTGTTATCATTACAGCTGTTAAAATtggaactaaaaataaaacagaagctTCGGACCTTCACTTGtcgattttttttaaattcggACCTCagtgatattttatttgtgacccctggtctagactctgtggtggccaatccatgtgtgaaaattatgacTCATGAGCCCAATGAATtatggcattgtcatcttggaatatgcccatgccatcagagaagaaaaaaatccatggatggaataacctggtcattcagtatattcaggtagtcagacCTCATTTTCTGACTACATACAGTTGCTGAatctagacctgaccaactggaggaggctcgtacctatttgcttagttaaatccaggtggcagcttttttttttttttttttggctgggcaGTGTATCTCgtcatcatgacaggcctagtgaaTCTGCTGGTTAATATGACAACACAACCACTACTATTTTTTTTAcccttttctctttgtttctctctgtgtatttgtgttgttttttgtgtttatgcaTTCTGTTTTCCTGTGGCTGAATTGGCAGGACCCATTGGACCCCACTCAGCTGGAGTTCTGGATGGATGACCTTTATACTCAAGGGCAGGGCGGGCTGCTTCAGAGAAGCCTGGAGCTGAGGAGATCAAAGCTCTGCAAAGTGACTGCTCTGCTACTGACTGCTATGGCCATCGTCCTGATTATCACTGTGCCCCTGCTCACTGTGGGCTGACAGGGGTCAAGCTCTATGGATGTGACACACTgaggtctgctttaaacctgCACACTTacaacccctaaccctaacactctattgatactttgccgtgacatcacactgggggtgttctacactTATGCCTATGCCAGAATGTTCAGCAtgtaccatggtgacacaatgcacaaattagcaaacactgccaaaaaggttttaaaatagtcacaaaaaatgctaaatggatttaaacagcacattttcaggagcctgtttaggagtttgcttttcaacaaaaaggtgagagtgactaactacAAACTGCTGGCTAATGTTAGCTACCTTGTGACTGTTATGTTAGTTTAGAGAAAATTATAAACTGTTATAGTGCCAGCTAAGTCAGCAATTTATGGtgagactgtgttaaaacatctctctgattaaagtctaacttgagcaaCAGCatttcagacagagtagtgtctccagttagcatcacacccccatggaatgacatcagctgcaaagtattaatttTAGGTTCTCAGTCTGCTATTTTGGTGATCCTCTACCTCTATGATCAAAACCAGACACTTTTCACCAtccactcctcctattggtcagcctctgtcatgcTCTAACAGGTGGATTTAACTAAAGAGTGAACTTGCAGAAACAGCAGACAGTTTAGTTAAAGACTGTGTAAGAAAACAACAAttgtaataaaatctaaattgtgatTCTAAGAAAATCAAGATATAATTTTTTTGGCCTATCCCTAATACACATCACTGCAGAGGGAATGAGCCTGGTGCCAAATGCCTGAAGtcacatgtaaaaaataaataaaaacattaaaaaaaataaagatattcTAAATGTGTGAGCTGTGTTAGCCACTTTGGGTTGTGAAAACTGGAAATTAGGGATAAATGTCAAGTATGAAATTCTCAGCTCTTTTGAAACTTTGGAAACTGACTACTAGATCTGAGCACTGTTTTATCTACAAAATTATGTCATAATAATCTGATCTTCTGCCTCTGCTCTGCTGTCTCTggtcctttgctcctctggctctgcttctctggctctgatgctgtggctctgctcctatctgctcctgtctgctcctgtctctttggGTGTTTCCAGTAAACACTTTGTTAAAGTGCTGCTGTTATGATTGTATTGATTTCCTGTTTTGTACACACCTCTGATCTCCATCTGTTTGCACTTTGAAAAATATCTTCCTACTTCCACAACCTCATCATTAATCTCCTCCACAAGAGCATTGTgtgacaggactgaaccaggactaaaccaggatgaaccagatctgaaccaggactgaaccaggttcaACTCTTGTTATTGTCtgatttgtgtttgttcagcATCCTTAAAACAGCAGATTCAAGGTGTTTGTGTCAGTATTGGATATTAATACAgcaattaaaattgtaatttgaatgGATGTAGTTAGCGCAATTGTAAAGGCTGCAGCACCatcattttcttcacaaacaacCCAATCTTCTGTCTTATTGTGCATAAAAAatggctaaccctgtagttcagattttagcctttttatcatttttttctggGCATGTTTACTATGTGAACATAAtctcattattaaaacataaatcacaaatcctAATGTTTGTCAGAACTCAATATATAAGATTAAGAACCTTGTTAATGGCTCAAGccaataacaaacaaacaaaaatgtaagatCAGAATAAGAAGTAATCCAATATGTCAGTGAAAGGCCAGATGTAAGTAAATGATACATAACATGAACGTGCAGAATGGTGAAATGAATATTCAGAAAtcaaatgcaatttaaaataaaccaaagtgAGTTTTGGGGGTTAGGAATGAAAGTTAAACCCAACTCCAGAAGGAGCTTGGTGGTGCATGGTCCTATTTGGTCATGTGGTTTGTTAACAATGAGTGCATTTAAATGCGCCCAAGTGGCCCTGTTATGATGAGTTTTTTAAAGTATACTAGTGTGCCCATGTAAACACCCATCCagccatccattcattttcttttgcttatccggggccgggtcgcaggggcagcagtctgagcagggggTTGCCACCACAACAATCACCAGAGAACTTGagaccacagctacaagcatTCGCATTGACAATGAAGGTGGAGAACATCATCCATTCAGACTTAACGTCTCTTACCTAAGCCGGGATCTGTGAGAAGCTCTCCCGAAGATGTGAGTTGAAGGctcccctgacagagggctccacaaGACTTTTCCaccagaccctcacaatacgcttgagtctgccaggtctgtccagcttcctcctctgccactGGATTCAActcacaagcaggtggtgatcGGTAGACAGCTCTGCCCCCGTCTTGAATGTCCAAGACATGTGGCAGgggatcagatgacacgacaacaaggGCAATCATCGACCTCCAGCCTAGGGTGTCCTTCCAGggactccaagtctgtttggcccgtaggccggcACAACAGTGGGAGACCTGTCACCAACCTGAAGGCGCAGGTTCACTGGGGTGAAGTACAACACAtgacggctgagctgtggggctaTAAGCAaacccacaccagctcgctgcctGTCCCCACTGG
The sequence above is drawn from the Periophthalmus magnuspinnatus isolate fPerMag1 chromosome 5, fPerMag1.2.pri, whole genome shotgun sequence genome and encodes:
- the LOC117371330 gene encoding major intrinsically disordered Notch2-binding receptor 1-like, which produces MSNVVQEEYPEVLLSILEDLAAVRQCLSFQDLCRLVSSRFALEHLLELRSLLFNAASRDPCFPATLFRERVTCRRQRLSPIAVAADIITIFNLIQMTGDRSEPPQPIRTQTPMPVDQSTGPTLPGVHHLSTPRRERVRAHSDSSGRGLEHLPLPRHGYSARKRGSLPPDPLSVLLSPPPTRARSVSFDLPPTTVLYPPGHPGTMRSLYLPLETDSDSSESTHADVFEPEPETSIGQKRKIFKKDFHNQPPLIPQVTVQSESPSPTVKTGFDNHSFEMIPNPYPSPAVPHLSLQDTKNSKNNKQTKHESLDDLQDSTYFGPGSVPESWSPRHLHPPPQKSLWSNRSHSLEDRIGTSLNPNAPLNPKLRQPLRRSSHHNVLGKLSPGRGCAEVVPKEGEDFRAQATQTDPPDPRRLRSLVHADRLSFMTSLDDPDLCEDDISAIFRFLDDISMCGSTGVLHADGGLNQDTPEARRGRLGQLSRLFHSLESSDDGLKASVCKLLLRMSQIERQLESLAEVKSEISQVLSALQRLDEKIQQPLTTGGHVGSSSSRWLEPLSGVSSFMSHPVTPSESSEPQPLSVSGHLSEDLSGHLYPGTSSSSLDWSRWNCPTLAEGSKGQMVERKESLSQRASKNEEKDETSALNLKTSARDWKMYKSSESKAANGKLGQVEQSSSTTNLLSSNLMDQMFNSSMFRGQGALSSEGRGERGARAVWTVDEREARVSPLDLQGQDPLDPTQLEFWMDDLYTQGQGGLLQRSLELRRSKLCKVTALLLTAMAIVLIITVPLLTVG